In Neofelis nebulosa isolate mNeoNeb1 chromosome 10, mNeoNeb1.pri, whole genome shotgun sequence, one DNA window encodes the following:
- the PATE1 gene encoding prostate and testis expressed protein 1, translating to MTGIVQCRMCHLQFPGEKCSRGRGICIVTSEESCTTGRISKKDGTPWLMFMGCLKSCANVGKIKWSVYLVEFRCCRGYDFCNEYL from the exons ATGACAGGAATCGTTCAGTGTAGGATGTGCCACTTGCAGTTTCCAGGAGAGAAGTGTTCCAGAGGCAGAGGAATATGCATTGTAACAAGTGAAGAGTCTTGCACAACTGGCAGGATTTCCAAGA AAGACGGTACTCCGTGGTTAATGTTCATGGGCTGCCTGAAGAGCTGTGCTAATGtgggcaaaataaaatggagtgtCTACTTGGTGGAGTTCAGGTGCTGCCGGGGCTATGACTTCTGCAATGAATACCTATAG
- the LOC131487023 gene encoding prostate and testis expressed protein 13-like, with translation MGLRLLLLLLLGIFTVLFMDEDIHGPKSKWLRFCHDCDFYDGFKRRGPKKRCWKFNLSLKSNKSCTTDHYYYNDPITGRYLYRYTKLSCNPCEEGMFQVYHDLLRETFCCTDKHMCNTGHNILEKSALFGEDKEHTIHDDVLP, from the exons ATGGGTCTCAGGCTGTTGCTGTTGCTTCTGCTGGGCATTTTCACAGTGCTCTTCATGGATGAAG ATATCCATGGCCCCAAATCAAAAT GGCTTCGATTTTGCCATGATTGTGATTTCTATGATGGATTCAAACGCCGTGGTCCCAAGAAACGTTGCTGGAAGTTTAATTTATCCCTCAAATCCAATAAGAGTTGCACCACAGATCACTATTACTACAATGATCCAATTACAG gGAGATATCTGTACCGATATACAAAACTGTCTTGTAATCCTTGTGAAGAGGGAATGTTCCAAGTATACCATGACTTACTGAGAGAAACATTTTGCTGCACTGATAAACATATGTGTAATACTGGACATAATATTTTGGAAAAGTCAGCCCTTTTTGGAGAAGATAAAGAACACACTATCCATGATGATGTCCTACCATAA